Within Trichoderma atroviride chromosome 2, complete sequence, the genomic segment GCCTCGCTCATCCAGAGCCTACCCTccgccgctggagctggacACTTCCTTCAGCGGCATGGGTGCCTCCGAACACTCTCCCGACTCTTTTGACTcgccgctcttctctccaacAAAGGTACGCAATTTCAGCACACACAGCCAACATCACCCAGAGTACGAGCAGCATCTAATCAGGCCCTTGACGAAACAGAGAGTAGGAACGAGCTCTACAAACGCTGTATCAATCACCTCGCCCCAGCGCAGGACGTCCTTTGGATTCATCAAGTCCTCGCCCACCGTCAACGTTCACACAACCTGTGGCCGCCACACTGATCAGCTGCTCTTTGGAGGGCCCTCATTATCGGGTCTTGCCCGCGCTCTTctgggaaagaagaagaagaggccgacaGACAGCTGAGCGCTTTGGGGGTTTTGGCGGGGCACTTTTTCATGTGAAATTGACCAGTGCGCGCCAAATCCTCATCGACctaaacctttttttccttctctactttttattattattacgACTTACAGTACTGGCTGGATCGGTGCGATATCCAGTACGTTATACGATATGGCTTAATGATACGACTACTACTGTTACGAGCGTTACTACTGTTACTATTACTGCTGCAACTACCATTATCATAATACTTGGCGCAAATGGAAAAGATGTGATGACATAGAAAGACACGTCTTATGTGGCTTGCTATTTATATCTTAGATAACTACTCTAATAATGCCacctcctttttttcatgtTCATTTTTACGAAACCATACGGGATCATCAACGTGGCTGCTTACGGGGTTTCACACCTGCATCGCCAATCATAGCAAAGGTTATCTCTCGGCAACTTGATCACCAGATGCGTGCGTGGCCTTTAGTGACCCTGTCATGAGATGCTTCGTAGCACGGCGAGGCATGACTTTTTCGACCCCAAATCAACCGGCAGaatagaataaaaataaaaggacAAATAAAACACAATGTTTTTTTCAATTTGATCTATCACTCTGTCACTCGGCCATGCTGACCTCCATGACCATCGGTGAGCCCGAGTGTCTCTCAATACCAATGGACCGTACCTGCATCCTGCGGTCTAGAAGACACATTGAAAATTGATACCCAAAACACTCTAGGGCAGTTTCTCTACACCCCTTTCCTTTCAATCCAAAGTGGACACCGACATGTGTGTAGGAGCAGTAATAGTACGTGTATTACTTCCTGCTTCACACTGCAACCCAAAGTCTTCTTGCTCAgtaacaagaaaaagaaaagacaaagaacgTATCTGCTCACGGTCTCaggtctctctctctctatccaAGGCTTCACGAGTATCCTTGCGCGTCCACACGTGGGCTCGGATAGTTCTCCTTATCCGTGGCCGCATATCTCTTGGAGAACCTGTCTAGCAGCGTGATGATCCACCGCTGTGCTTCCGCATTGGCAAACTCATACACTATTCTTATGGAGTAGCCAAGGCGGAAAGGTCCCATGGTGCCTCTTCCTACCGACTCGATGGACCGTAGGATGTTCTGCACGAGCTCTCTTTGGGACTCTTGGTAGTCCACCGGCCACTGGCATCGAATCAGCAGCTCCTGCAGAATCAACATGCTGGCCCAGTATCCCATGTGCATCGACCCAAGCCATCCCACCGGGTGTTCCAGGATCACCTGGTACGGCGAATTCGAATCCTGGGACGGAGCTTCCTTCAGTTCGACACCAATCTTTTTGAAGTCCTCGTACCATTCGGTAAACCGCTCGCGCTTCTCGGCTACGAGCTCGGCAAGTTGCTTTATTCGTCGTGGGCTGACTTGTCTGCCGGCCATGAGAGCCTCGCGGACGGGATAACCCCACCACATTACCTCTGGCATATCTGCCAGACACAGGAAAAACGAATTAACTACCTGCATCGAGAAGTCTGGTGCATCGGGACTGAGAATCGACCCCCACTCGTTGTTGCAGAGCGCTCCCCTCCATTCTGGACAGGCCAGGAAGCATTTGCTGCTTGTCGGGAAGAACAGCGAGCTCATGATCTAGGACAGGGGGGGAAGGATGTCAGCTTTTTGAAAATTCTATGCAAGGTATCGGAGTGTGAGCATCCCCCCCTTTAGCTTGATGGTAGCTGCATGCTGTCCATCAGCTCGAGGCGTCCACAACAGCCGGCCTCTATTGTTCAAGGGGCAACTGGCTCGGAAGACGCAGGAACGGAACAAATTGGTGGTAACAAAGAGCTTCCACAGTCAAATCACCAATAGCgtcaaagcaaaagagacaAACAAGACTCAGTGGGTAAATCGGGAGAGGATGTCTTACCAGGATGCCTCGGAAAGAAAACAGAATGGCGGCGTCGTTGCCCTGCGTATGAGCTGCAGGACCACGTTGTTCCATCAGTGTGGCGATTCCTTGGGCATGTCGTAACCAGGTATCCGGGGCGGTCGTACCAGCAAACAGCTTTGAGATTGCCATGTCAGCCAAAAAGCTCTGGTGGGCTTTACTTGAAAGCAAGTTGCGAAGAAGCTTCAATGCTTTTGAACTCTCCATGTGCAATCCTCCTTACTCACCTCAAAGAAACACAGCATGACGGCAGAACAGAACGTCTCAGACGACTTCCATCTTGTAGGATGCCTCAATGTCGCCTGGAGGGCACCCAGAGACCACCCATAAACAGTCCTACTCCGAGCAACGAGAGCATCGTCGGCCAGCTCCTTACCCATCAGATGCAGGGCAAGAGAACAAACGGCGCCATCCAGGGCCGCCACCGTGCCCAGCTCTTCGAATCTCAGCcggcagaagaagcccaagaaagTACCAACATCCTTCGAGGCCAACCGAGTCTgggccatctccatcagcgTGCCAACAAAGAGGGCTCGATTGGGCTGAGGCGAGGCCACCAGGGACACGGCAGCAGTGCTAGCATCGCTCGCAGGTGTCGTGGCGCCAACGGATGAAGTCGAAGTCGAAACGGTGGACGGCGAACTTTTTGCCACGGCAGCGCTGCTATCGCGGTTTGCTGGCAATGGTCGAGAGCCTCTACTTCGAATCGCATGTTTGCCAGACACAAACTTGATTGCTCGCTCATAGCCGGGGCACTGGGCGCCGTACTTGCGACAGTTTCCGCACCCGGGCCTGGCCTCGTCACACTTGACTCGTCTCTTCCTGCAGAGCTGACAGCCGCTGCTGCGCGGAACTCCGACCATGACGACTGATGCCGACGCTCTCAGGCTCTCCCTATCGTATGTGGGTGTGGGAGTGCGTATGCGTGTGTCCCCTGCTCTTGCGCGGCTGTCGCACGTCGACTATCTGAGCGATTCCAATCGTTGGGCGTGATCCTTGGCGAGGCAGGGAGCCATTGGGAGCGAGACGATGCGAGATGGAGACGTCAAGCTACCTTGTGTATGTCAAGAGGACGTGCAAGTGCTGGACGCGATATGTGCGATGCGACGCGATGGAATACTGTCAAAGTACATGCAAGCAATGTAGCAAACTTGGAGGGTGTTTGTGGACGTGTAATTCTGGATCAGGCTGTCTAGATAAGATATAAGATATCATGCATGCATCACtgtataatctttttttggtgtttgaCAAGCCGTCCAAGACGAGATGTAGTCGCAGAGCCTTCAATCAGCCCCCAACATCTCGATACATCTCTAGCTGTCAGTGCATGTAATGGACACACAAGGTAGCTCCGCTGACTAGCAGTACGCCACGTCTGCCTGGCGACATTGACGCGAAGGATCGAGCTGAACCTGCTACTGTATTATAGCTCTGCCACTATGGCCTCACTAGCACGCAGCGAGCTCCATTAGCTGGTGGTTTCACTTCGTGAGGTTCTGTGAAACCAACTCGTGGTGCTTCCATGCTAGTCCTGTTTAGGCTCTCGAAAATAGGGTCGAGTTGCAGGTTATGCAAACGATAGATACGTGATTTACACCACATATCAAGGCTGCAAACTAATATGAGGTAGATGCATATAATTAGTAAAGGAGCTACATCATGCAATGTGTCCATGTGTGTATAAtgcttcaagaagagcgacATCGCCGTAGAGCTTTCAATAAAGCGGCATCCGTGTCCACATACTCGTTTCATCAAGAAACCAAAATGCCACCTCCCCTCTCAACACCCCGCATTGCGTAAACACATTGATGAtatgagaaaaaaacaacagaGTAGCGCAAAAGCTTGTTACGCCATGGCAATgccaatcaatcaatcaaccaaCTGCGGCAAACACATCTGTTGCAAAGATCTTGGCAGAGCTGCAACAAGATTCAAGCCGACCCCTCTATTAGTCCCGTGTCGAGCAGAGTGTAAGCCGCGAACAGCGGGTTaaaggccatggcgccgccgGTTGCAACCGTCCTTCAGACCTCTGCGGCGAACCGGCCATCTCCGCCAGATCAACCGAAAAAAACGCTTCGATGAGCCTATAGGCTGCCCTT encodes:
- a CDS encoding uncharacterized protein (EggNog:ENOG41), which encodes MPRSSRAYPPPLELDTSFSGMGASEHSPDSFDSPLFSPTKRVGTSSTNAVSITSPQRRTSFGFIKSSPTVNVHTTCGRHTDQLLFGGPSLSGLARALLGKKKKRPTDS
- a CDS encoding uncharacterized protein (EggNog:ENOG41), which encodes MVGVPRSSGCQLCRKRRVKCDEARPGCGNCRKYGAQCPGYERAIKFVSGKHAIRSRGSRPLPANRDSSAAVAKSSPSTVSTSTSSVGATTPASDASTAAVSLVASPQPNRALFVGTLMEMAQTRLASKDVGTFLGFFCRLRFEELGTVAALDGAVCSLALHLMGKELADDALVARSRTVYGWSLGALQATLRHPTRWKSSETFCSAVMLCFFELFAGTTAPDTWLRHAQGIATLMEQRGPAAHTQGNDAAILFSFRGILIMSSLFFPTSSKCFLACPEWRGALCNNEWGSILSPDAPDFSMQVVNSFFLCLADMPEVMWWGYPVREALMAGRQVSPRRIKQLAELVAEKRERFTEWYEDFKKIGVELKEAPSQDSNSPYQVILEHPVGWLGSMHMGYWASMLILQELLIRCQWPVDYQESQRELVQNILRSIESVGRGTMGPFRLGYSIRIVYEFANAEAQRWIITLLDRFSKRYAATDKENYPSPRVDAQGYS